A single genomic interval of Plodia interpunctella isolate USDA-ARS_2022_Savannah chromosome 16, ilPloInte3.2, whole genome shotgun sequence harbors:
- the LOC128676475 gene encoding uncharacterized protein LOC128676475: MNEMDEISFWINTKRAPCLFYIDSVSSSKPESIHSIPDIPLPSPKKKKRKLSILDDESSLSERQQNLYFDTSQIKNQPVNGCASSSEGSDIDFNIKKSSIQDKRKRCKLQRSSRTTLHKKNILVTSTPKPQVLRRSLRKVQSSLNNNSRLNTSYEIFNGSQGYNNGTDIGKKSDMQCGNIAQKQCAGDQTVPRKSNQEIIPRAIVANDKYEDLSDVSGFTANYIRSTKIHSKTPRKVKAKTARNFMKESHETPKEESRMVISVNKSINTGIPQESGLNCSTDSSQNVINLVTIKNNSKTEKADKGTSLLKFVDNKNEDTLDCSKETHESSFSKTNTSRYPKRNKTIINLVTINEKPNVDKRKTGNHNTCNNSDLKENPEKLSRTRSGRTLALSLRQKDNSVLVVNNSEKKSSTASINVGSPAIAMRRKRTPRRTQVRNSDNCRSQRESRDKSGFAQCFSDSDDNEPRKQKKFFC, from the coding sequence ATGAACGAAATGGACGAAATATCATTTTGGATCAACACCAAGAGAGCTCCTTGCCTCTTTTACATTGACAGTGTAAGCAGCTCCAAGCCTGAAAGTATTCATAGTATACCTGACATACCGTTACCATCTcctaaaaagaagaaaagaaaattatctaTTCTAGATGACGAATCTTCACTGTCAGAGAGACAACAAAACTTGTATTTTGACACATCACAGATTAAAAATCAACCTGTAAATGGTTGTGCATCAAGTTCTGAAGGTTCAGatatagattttaatataaagaagTCCTCCATTCAGGATAAGAGAAAAAGGTGCAAATTGCAAAGGTCTAGCCGCACTACATTgcataaaaagaatatattgGTCACTTCAACACCCAAACCACAAGTTCTTAGGAGAAGTTTGAGAAAGGTACAGAGTAGTCTGAACAATAATAGTCGACTGAACACATCCTATGAAATTTTCAATGGTTCTCAGGGTTACAATAATGGAACAGATATAGGGAAGAAATCTGACATGCAATGTGGCAATATTGCCCAGAAACAGTGTGCTGGAGACCAAACTGTACCTCGAAAGTCCAATCAGGAGATAATCCCCCGTGCGATTGTGGCAAATGACAAGTATGAAGACCTCAGTGATGTATCAGGGTTCACAGCAAACTACATCAGATCCACAAAAATACATTCCAAAACTCCACGAAAAGTAAAAGCCAAGACTGCTAGGAATTTCATGAAGGAATCACATGAGACTCCTAAAGAAGAGTCAAGAATGGTCAttagtgtaaataaatcaattaacacTGGGATACCCCAAGAGTCCGGACTCAACTGCAGCACAGATTCCTCTCAGAATGTGATCAATTTGGTCACAATAAAGAATAACTCTAAAACAGAAAAAGCTGACAAAGGCACTTCATTGCTAAAATTTGTTGACAACAAGAATGAGGATACCCTGGATTGCAGTAAGGAGACTCATGAATCATCGTTTTCCAAGACCAACACATCAAGATATCCCAAACGaaataaaaccattataaatCTGGTGACTATAAATGAGAAACCTAATGTTGATAAAAGGAAAACAGGGAACCATAATACATGTAATAACTCGGATCTGAAGGAGAATCCTGAGAAGCTGTCCAGAACACGAAGTGGACGGACATTAGCGCTGTCACTGAGGCAGAAAGATAATTCTGTCTTAGTAGTAAATAACTCGGAGAAGAAGAGTTCCACGGCAAGCATAAATGTGGGTAGTCCAGCAATTGCAATGAGAAGGAAAAGGACTCCGAGACGAACTCAAGTTAGGAACTCGGACAACTGCCGCTCACAGAGAGAGTCGAGAGATAAGAGTGGGTTTGCTCAGTGCTTCTCTGACAGTGACGACAATGAACCGAGGAAACAAAAGAAGTTCTTTTGTTAA